The following proteins are co-located in the Manihot esculenta cultivar AM560-2 chromosome 9, M.esculenta_v8, whole genome shotgun sequence genome:
- the LOC110622114 gene encoding uncharacterized protein LOC110622114 translates to MEHNGLPGGIFSGMGSGMLGLEMPLQQQQQQNPQNPQNSPHLHHPQMLGYGQHESDNHHPQSQQAMKHGYPYASSTARQKPQSTVSDEDEPGFNGDDTTDGKRKVSPWQRMKWTDSMVRLLIMAVFYIGDEAGPEGNDPTGKKKAGGLSQKKGKWKSVSRAMMEKGFFVSPQQCEDKFNDLNKRYKRVNDILGKGTACKVVENQSLLETMDLSPKMKEEVKKLLNSKHLFFREMCAYHNSCGHGSSGVATDQSNPQHPQASSHAQQQRCSHSSETAQFMTHSRTETEGSKMAKRVSNEEDDEEDDDESEEDEDDSDDEVDEAIEGNSRGHQNCDHGHEDEDDHEEKGSKKRQRTEVFSLSSAMMQQLNSDLVSVIQDGAKSTWEKKHWMKLRLMQLEEQQVSYQCQAFELEKQRLKWVKFSSKKEREMERAKLENERRRLESERMVLLIRQKELELLDLHQQQQISSNKRSDPSSITG, encoded by the coding sequence atGGAACATAATGGGTTACCTGGTGGGATATTTTCAGGCATGGGATCAGGAATGTTAGGACTAGAAATGCCATTACAACAACAGCAACAACAGAATCCTCAAAACCCACAAAATTCTCCCCACTTGCACCACCCACAAATGCTAGGTTATGGCCAGCATGAGTCTGATAATCATCATCCACAGTCCCAACAAGCCATGAAACATGGGTACCCATATGCCTCCTCAACTGCAAGACAAAAGCCACAATCAACAGTTAGTGATGAAGATGAGCCTGGTTTCAATGGAGATGATACTACTGATGGCAAAAGGAAGGTATCTCCATGGCAAAGAATGAAGTGGACTGATAGTATGGTGAGGCTTCTTATAATGGCAGTCTTCTATATTGGTGATGAGGCTGGACCTGAAGGAAATGATCCCACAGGCAAGAAAAAGGCAGGTGGATTGTCACAGAAGAAAGGGAAATGGAAATCAGTTTCAAGGGCTATGATGGAGAAAGGATTTTTTGTATCTCCGCAGCAATGTGAGGATAAATTTAATGACTTGAACAAGAGGTATAAGAGAGTTAATGATATATTAGGCAAAGGAACCGCTTGCAAGGTTGTAGAGAATCAAAGCTTGCTTGAGAcaatggatttgtcaccaaaaATGAAGGAAGAAGTGAAAAAATTGCTTAATTCTAAGCATTTGTTCTTCAGAGAAATGTGTGCTTATCATAACAGCTGTGGTCATGGCTCAAGTGGGGTTGCTACAGATCAATCCAATCCTCAGCATCCACAAGCATCATCTCATGCTCAGCAACAAAGATGTTCTCATTCATCTGAAACTGCACAGTTTATGACCCATTCGAGGACCGAAACAGAGGGGTCGAAAATGGCGAAAAGGGTAAGCaatgaagaagatgatgaagaggatgatgatgaaagcgAGGAGGATGAAGATGATTCTGATGATGAGGTAGATGAAGCAATAGAAGGCAATTCAAGGGGTCATCAAAATTGTGATCATGGCCATGAGGATGAAGATGATCATGAAGAGAAAGGTTCAAAGAAAAGGCAAAGAACAGAAGTATTCTCATTATCATCAGCTATGATGCAGCAACTGAATAGTGATTTGGTGAGTGTCATTCAAGATGGAGCAAAGAGTACATGGGAGAAAAAGCATTGGATGAAGCTGAGATTGATGCAATTAGAAGAACAACAAGTGAGCTACCAATGCCAAGCATTTGAACTAGAAAAACAAAGATTGAAGTGGGTGAAATTCAGCagcaagaaagagagagaaatggAGAGAGCAAAACTAGAGAATGAAAGGAGGAGACTTGAAAGTGAAAGAATGGTACTTCTGATTCGACAGAAAGAGCTTGAATTGCTTGATCTTCACCAACAGCAGCAAATTTCTTCAAACAAGAGGAGTGATCCATCTTCCATAACTGGATGA